A stretch of the Myxococcus guangdongensis genome encodes the following:
- a CDS encoding lipase maturation factor family protein: MVGSHTLDQQPSLLLYDADCGFCRRWVARWKQRSDGSVRFVPGRSWLLLLLGIPRRNMRRATQLVEPSGRVTQGAEAVFRALARSPRWLTRGMAKLGLLPGMLGMSQVVYGVIARNRRAASRVDRWLFGSTVVPRDDRWVRWLFLRLTGGVFLIAFTSLRPQVLGLFGARGIRPVKDLVGSALREQPALERWRQLPTVFWFDASDAALVRGCRAGQLLSLAVIFDVAPRSALALLWGLYLSYAAVGREFLSFQWDVLLLEMGLLSALTAPPGVRPGLGRASPTSLEVFLFRLLVFRLYFGSGLSKWQSGDRTWRELTACRHYYETAPLPTRGGWYAHHLPMSLQRASTAAVLAMEVALPPLVFAPRRPRQLALGAFSALQLAIMATGNYGFFNVQSLVLGLWLLDDASLRRMVPSLREPPLPSRSREGWSKVLAGPLLVLGAADILLRFERSARLPERVQRSLSWLRGCARPLRAVNRYGLFSVMTVERPEIVVEGSRDGAHWEPYGFRYKVDDVTQPPAQVAPHQPRLDWQMWFAALGSPPSWFVMFLARLLEGSPEVLSLLARNPFPDAPPRQVRAVLYDYRMTDLEERRRTGAWWMRERRGLYVQPLALAPGGPAPGGVPRLRWLAPDTA, translated from the coding sequence ATGGTGGGTTCACACACGCTCGACCAGCAGCCCTCGCTGCTCTTGTACGACGCGGACTGTGGCTTCTGCCGCCGTTGGGTGGCGCGGTGGAAGCAGCGCAGCGACGGGAGCGTCCGTTTCGTACCCGGGCGGAGCTGGCTGCTCCTGCTGCTCGGCATTCCCCGACGGAACATGCGTCGCGCCACGCAGTTGGTGGAGCCCTCGGGACGGGTGACGCAGGGGGCGGAGGCGGTCTTCCGCGCGCTCGCCCGGTCGCCGCGCTGGCTGACACGCGGCATGGCGAAGCTGGGGTTGCTGCCCGGCATGCTGGGCATGTCACAGGTCGTCTATGGCGTCATCGCGCGCAACCGCCGCGCGGCTTCGCGGGTGGACCGCTGGCTCTTCGGGAGCACGGTGGTTCCCCGTGATGACCGCTGGGTGCGCTGGCTCTTCCTGCGGCTGACGGGAGGCGTGTTCCTCATCGCGTTCACCTCGCTGCGGCCGCAGGTGCTGGGACTGTTCGGGGCGCGCGGCATCCGTCCCGTGAAGGACCTCGTCGGGTCGGCGCTGCGCGAGCAACCGGCGCTCGAGCGCTGGAGACAGCTCCCCACCGTGTTCTGGTTCGACGCCTCCGACGCCGCGCTGGTGCGGGGCTGTCGAGCGGGGCAGCTGCTCTCGCTCGCCGTCATCTTCGACGTCGCGCCTCGTAGCGCGCTGGCGCTGTTGTGGGGCCTGTATCTCTCGTATGCGGCGGTGGGGCGTGAGTTCCTCTCGTTCCAGTGGGATGTCCTGCTGTTGGAGATGGGCCTGTTGTCCGCGCTCACCGCGCCCCCGGGTGTGAGGCCGGGGTTGGGGCGCGCATCGCCCACGTCGCTGGAGGTGTTCCTCTTCCGGCTGCTCGTGTTCCGGCTCTACTTCGGCTCGGGGCTGAGCAAGTGGCAGTCCGGAGACAGGACCTGGCGCGAGCTGACCGCATGTCGGCACTACTACGAGACCGCGCCCCTGCCCACACGCGGCGGATGGTACGCGCACCATCTGCCCATGAGCCTGCAGCGTGCGTCGACGGCGGCGGTGCTCGCGATGGAAGTGGCGCTGCCGCCGCTCGTGTTCGCGCCGCGTCGTCCGAGGCAGCTGGCCCTCGGTGCGTTCTCCGCGCTCCAGCTCGCCATCATGGCCACGGGCAACTACGGCTTCTTCAACGTGCAATCGCTGGTGCTCGGCCTGTGGCTCCTGGACGACGCGAGCTTGAGGCGGATGGTCCCCTCCCTGCGGGAGCCTCCGCTTCCCTCGCGGAGCAGGGAGGGCTGGAGCAAGGTACTGGCCGGCCCGTTGTTGGTGCTCGGCGCGGCGGACATCCTCCTGCGGTTCGAGCGAAGCGCGCGTCTCCCGGAGCGGGTCCAGCGTTCACTGTCGTGGCTGCGCGGGTGCGCGCGTCCGCTGCGCGCGGTGAATCGCTATGGCCTCTTCAGCGTGATGACGGTGGAGCGGCCCGAAATCGTCGTCGAGGGCTCTCGCGACGGAGCGCACTGGGAGCCCTATGGCTTCCGCTACAAGGTCGACGATGTCACCCAGCCGCCCGCGCAGGTGGCGCCGCATCAGCCCCGGCTCGACTGGCAGATGTGGTTCGCCGCGCTGGGCTCTCCGCCGAGCTGGTTCGTCATGTTCCTGGCGCGACTGCTGGAGGGTTCGCCCGAGGTGCTGTCCCTGCTCGCGCGAAATCCCTTCCCGGATGCGCCTCCCCGCCAGGTGCGCGCGGTGCTGTACGACTACCGGATGACGGACCTGGAGGAGCGTCGACGCACGGGCGCGTGGTGGATGCGTGAGCGGCGGGGCCTGTACGTCCAACCGTTGGCCCTCGCGCCGGGAGGCCCCGCGCCGGGTGGTGTCCCTCGCCTGCGCTGGTTGGCGCCCGATACGGCTTAG
- a CDS encoding Ig-like domain-containing protein: MKTPRIPFRSVLLVVVLGLLSACGPTPESLTFQPLESQFLRTPGQSVKLDYVVIDTEGERMREPKLRWTSSAPDVALVQDGVMTVRKSGKTVIGVTGGKVREALTLDLVILNSLDVRAPGADFLEVGRTIKLRVVARNEQGASLQNATPEFRSSDESVARVEDGQVVAVKPGSATVSASLGHLARHIAVQVVPADFARLGLNLTHHQFQRRGQSVLLLARAFNRNGVVLDSVPLEWFTSDASVVSVSRDGRVTAVGSGRAVVSVVAGRRRSAAEFVVP; this comes from the coding sequence GTGAAGACGCCGCGCATTCCTTTTCGTTCCGTCCTCCTCGTCGTGGTCCTCGGGCTCCTGAGCGCCTGCGGTCCGACGCCCGAGTCACTGACCTTCCAGCCGCTGGAGTCCCAGTTCCTGCGCACGCCCGGGCAGAGCGTGAAGCTGGACTACGTCGTCATCGACACGGAGGGCGAACGCATGCGCGAACCGAAGCTGCGTTGGACCAGCTCCGCGCCGGACGTGGCCCTGGTCCAGGACGGCGTGATGACGGTGCGCAAGTCCGGCAAGACGGTCATCGGCGTGACGGGCGGCAAGGTGCGCGAGGCCCTCACCCTGGACCTGGTCATCCTCAACTCGCTGGACGTGCGCGCTCCAGGCGCGGACTTCCTGGAGGTGGGGCGCACCATCAAGCTGCGCGTGGTGGCTCGCAACGAGCAGGGCGCCTCGCTCCAGAACGCCACGCCGGAGTTCCGCTCGTCGGACGAGTCGGTGGCGAGGGTGGAGGACGGGCAGGTGGTGGCGGTGAAGCCCGGCTCGGCCACGGTGAGCGCGAGCCTGGGACATCTGGCGCGCCACATCGCGGTGCAGGTGGTGCCCGCGGACTTCGCGAGGCTCGGGCTGAACCTGACGCATCATCAGTTCCAGCGGCGGGGGCAGTCGGTGTTGCTGCTCGCGCGGGCCTTCAACCGCAACGGCGTGGTGCTCGACAGCGTGCCGCTGGAGTGGTTCACCTCGGATGCGTCCGTGGTGTCGGTGTCCCGGGATGGCCGCGTGACGGCCGTGGGCTCGGGGCGCGCCGTCGTCTCCGTGGTCGCCGGTCGCCGTCGCTCCGCCGCGGAGTTCGTCGTCCCCTGA
- the traB gene encoding outer membrane exchange protein TraB, whose amino-acid sequence MKPFHLPLLLLALGGASIASAQPDARFDVQLFRPSAAPQDLVVVTQSRPLSHLSVAAGPYLSYSLNPLTLVPEGGDLEKISLVGNRLQLDVMAMVGLFDWAEFGVDLPLILAQGGQNLEVIGTEGSVESFVLGDLRLTGKVAIPGMRRPAEGKGWGAAMTLNVSFPTGAQDAFAGDGEMTWAPGLVLDYRFGNGILLALNGGFWKRPDRVFDGVALGDMAPFGLGAEVPILRGSGITALGAVNGAVGLKKAPGAERQIPAELLIGLRWYSSTGVTFTFGGGAGCGCSLASPTLSFFTSIIWIPAKTREWEALERFKEPPEPPPPPPPPVDPDGDSVIGAGDKCPDVPGPVENAGCPDTDRDSDGVVDRLDQCPDEPAGGRGRYGCPLARREKNKIVILEQVNFATDQDVILSESFPILEEVARVMNENPEMDRVLVEGHTDARASDAYNLDLSRRRAASVMRFLVETGVAAERVCSQGFGRSRPLSDNATEEGMALNRRVEFTIQPPSDGPRPPCPEDLDKKGKRPRQRQQGTKPPAPKR is encoded by the coding sequence ATGAAACCCTTCCATCTGCCGCTCCTCCTCCTGGCGTTGGGAGGGGCCAGCATCGCCTCCGCCCAGCCGGACGCCCGCTTCGACGTGCAGTTGTTCCGCCCGTCCGCCGCGCCCCAGGACTTGGTCGTCGTCACCCAATCCCGTCCGCTGTCGCACCTGTCCGTGGCCGCGGGGCCCTACTTGAGCTACTCGCTCAACCCCCTCACGCTCGTCCCCGAGGGCGGAGACCTCGAGAAGATCAGCCTCGTCGGCAACCGGCTCCAGCTGGACGTCATGGCCATGGTGGGCCTGTTCGACTGGGCCGAGTTCGGCGTGGACCTGCCGCTCATCCTCGCGCAGGGCGGACAGAACCTGGAGGTCATCGGCACCGAGGGCAGCGTGGAGAGCTTCGTGCTCGGCGACCTGCGCCTCACCGGCAAGGTGGCCATCCCCGGAATGCGCCGCCCCGCCGAGGGCAAGGGCTGGGGCGCCGCGATGACGCTCAACGTGAGCTTCCCCACGGGCGCACAGGACGCGTTCGCGGGTGATGGCGAGATGACGTGGGCACCGGGCCTCGTGCTCGACTACCGCTTCGGCAACGGCATCCTCCTGGCGCTCAACGGCGGCTTCTGGAAACGGCCGGACCGCGTCTTCGACGGCGTGGCGCTCGGTGACATGGCGCCCTTCGGCCTGGGCGCCGAGGTCCCCATCCTGCGCGGCAGCGGAATCACGGCGCTCGGCGCGGTGAACGGCGCGGTGGGGCTGAAGAAGGCGCCCGGCGCGGAGCGACAGATTCCCGCGGAGTTGCTCATCGGTCTGCGCTGGTACAGCTCCACCGGCGTGACGTTCACCTTCGGCGGTGGCGCGGGCTGCGGGTGCTCGCTGGCCTCGCCGACGCTGAGCTTCTTCACGTCCATCATCTGGATTCCGGCGAAGACGCGCGAGTGGGAGGCGTTGGAGCGCTTCAAGGAGCCGCCCGAGCCACCTCCTCCGCCCCCGCCGCCGGTCGACCCGGATGGGGACTCCGTGATTGGGGCGGGAGACAAGTGCCCGGACGTGCCCGGACCGGTGGAGAACGCCGGCTGCCCGGACACGGACCGCGACAGCGACGGCGTCGTGGACCGGCTCGACCAGTGCCCCGACGAGCCCGCCGGTGGCCGCGGCCGCTACGGGTGCCCCCTGGCCCGCCGGGAGAAGAACAAGATTGTCATCCTCGAGCAGGTGAACTTCGCCACGGACCAGGACGTCATCCTCTCGGAGTCGTTCCCCATCCTCGAGGAGGTCGCCCGGGTGATGAACGAGAACCCGGAGATGGACCGCGTGCTGGTGGAAGGTCACACGGACGCTCGCGCGAGCGACGCGTACAACCTGGACCTGTCGCGTCGTCGCGCAGCCAGCGTCATGCGCTTCCTCGTGGAGACGGGCGTGGCGGCCGAGCGCGTGTGCTCGCAGGGCTTCGGGCGCAGCCGCCCGCTGTCCGACAACGCGACCGAGGAGGGCATGGCGCTCAACCGCCGCGTCGAGTTCACCATCCAGCCGCCGAGCGACGGTCCCCGTCCTCCCTGCCCGGAGGACCTGGACAAGAAGGGCAAGCGCCCCCGGCAGCGGCAGCAGGGCACCAAGCCTCCCGCGCCGAAGCGGTAG
- the traA gene encoding outer membrane exchange protein TraA family protein — MKSLLFNIERLALAVLSVCLLASPAWGQKLPDVVVSGPPIVPALNENGQGLCVASNVWTRAVNEFPQSRGTYIDVINGFFEEPTSRQNRVSTVLRTDFDLSNNLNDGRTLSFGDFVSAVPSAGCSTGGCSFNVVNDGDAFTPFVSRFRGYLNIREDSVGQPLHLGFYADDAVSFVIYDRARSYTVINRPPQLGLPTWRTTNSVTFTVAGLYAVEIIYAQVSEHAALELSMHQGAFTDFERAANQPPIVSLEDNGFQLLKPTQFFQTENGLPAYAGSPNRCEQCNRADANSQGNSTCGSSYYCNSAALCAPCDSALFCGASCTRCGPSSPYCANLNGVTQCVACTEDSQCPNGRCDLTDNTCRGCNDDEDCPDTGRCDPATNQCSGCNDDGDCPGSTVCDEPTATCVPCTEDAHCPNGQVCATDLHECRECNNDSQCPRGEVCNNHQCGPCATNDACAGNSCNCCPNGTQCAALTPGASPSCVECTTDDQCAEGQKCDPLNGTCVTSIPDCNTAEACGPSCAKCPGERPFCLDGQVCVQCRTDLECGDGQFCLSGECSSCTTDRHCGSRCEACDVDAPFCLSDGSVQNSACVGCRNNDDCGSGQCNPTTRTCENAGACAVTCDAGLVCDGASCVECFADAHCPCGGTCDTANKTCSESCEDSNDCLGVQHCSAKTQQCERGRRKPGTDPQGGAFCCGTTEDATPAGSATILFLLAAGLLLLRSHRRVR; from the coding sequence TTGAAATCCCTCTTGTTCAATATCGAGCGGCTCGCGCTCGCCGTCCTATCGGTGTGCCTCCTGGCTTCCCCTGCCTGGGGCCAGAAGCTACCCGACGTCGTCGTCTCCGGGCCGCCCATCGTCCCCGCACTGAACGAGAACGGACAGGGCCTGTGTGTCGCGTCCAATGTGTGGACGAGGGCCGTCAATGAGTTCCCCCAGAGTCGGGGCACGTACATCGACGTCATCAACGGGTTCTTCGAGGAGCCGACCAGCAGGCAGAACCGCGTATCGACCGTGCTGCGGACGGATTTCGACCTATCGAACAATCTCAACGACGGTCGAACACTGAGCTTCGGCGACTTCGTGAGCGCTGTCCCCTCCGCCGGATGCTCCACGGGCGGATGCAGTTTCAATGTCGTCAACGATGGCGATGCGTTCACGCCCTTCGTGTCGCGTTTCCGCGGCTATCTGAACATCCGAGAGGATTCCGTCGGGCAGCCGCTTCACCTTGGATTCTACGCGGATGACGCCGTCAGCTTCGTCATCTACGACCGAGCGCGATCTTATACAGTCATCAATCGCCCTCCACAGCTCGGCCTCCCAACGTGGAGGACCACGAACTCCGTGACCTTCACCGTGGCGGGTCTCTATGCCGTGGAGATCATCTACGCCCAGGTCAGCGAACACGCGGCGCTTGAGCTGTCGATGCATCAGGGAGCGTTTACCGACTTCGAACGGGCCGCGAATCAGCCGCCGATCGTCAGCCTAGAAGACAATGGCTTCCAACTGCTCAAGCCGACACAGTTCTTCCAGACGGAGAACGGCCTCCCCGCGTACGCCGGTTCCCCCAATCGCTGTGAGCAGTGCAACCGCGCGGACGCGAACTCCCAGGGCAACAGCACCTGCGGTTCCTCCTACTACTGCAACAGCGCAGCGCTCTGCGCCCCCTGTGACTCCGCGCTCTTCTGCGGCGCGTCCTGCACCCGCTGCGGCCCCTCTTCCCCCTACTGCGCCAACCTCAACGGCGTCACCCAGTGCGTGGCCTGCACTGAGGACTCACAGTGCCCGAACGGCCGCTGTGACCTGACCGACAACACGTGCCGCGGTTGTAACGACGACGAGGACTGCCCGGACACCGGCCGCTGTGACCCCGCGACCAACCAGTGCTCAGGCTGCAATGATGACGGCGACTGCCCGGGGAGCACCGTCTGCGACGAGCCCACCGCCACCTGCGTCCCCTGCACCGAGGACGCCCACTGCCCCAACGGTCAGGTCTGCGCGACCGACCTCCACGAGTGCCGCGAGTGCAACAATGACTCGCAATGCCCTCGCGGAGAGGTCTGCAACAATCACCAGTGCGGCCCCTGCGCCACCAATGACGCCTGCGCGGGCAACTCCTGCAACTGCTGCCCCAATGGCACCCAGTGCGCGGCCCTGACGCCCGGCGCCTCGCCCTCGTGTGTAGAATGCACCACCGATGACCAGTGCGCCGAGGGTCAGAAGTGCGATCCGCTCAACGGCACCTGCGTCACCTCCATCCCCGACTGCAACACCGCCGAGGCCTGCGGTCCCTCGTGCGCCAAGTGCCCCGGCGAGCGCCCCTTCTGTCTCGACGGCCAGGTCTGCGTCCAGTGCCGCACCGACCTCGAGTGCGGTGACGGCCAGTTCTGCCTCAGCGGTGAATGCAGTTCCTGCACGACCGACCGACACTGCGGCTCACGCTGCGAGGCCTGCGACGTGGACGCGCCCTTCTGCCTCTCCGACGGCTCGGTCCAGAACAGCGCCTGCGTGGGCTGTCGCAACAACGACGACTGCGGCAGCGGCCAGTGCAACCCCACCACGCGCACCTGCGAGAACGCCGGCGCCTGCGCGGTGACATGCGACGCGGGCCTCGTCTGCGACGGCGCCTCCTGCGTGGAGTGCTTCGCCGACGCCCACTGCCCCTGCGGCGGGACGTGCGACACCGCGAACAAGACCTGCTCCGAGTCCTGCGAGGACAGCAACGACTGCCTCGGAGTCCAGCACTGCTCCGCCAAGACACAGCAGTGCGAGCGGGGCCGTCGCAAGCCCGGCACCGACCCTCAGGGCGGCGCCTTCTGCTGCGGTACCACCGAAGACGCCACGCCGGCCGGCAGCGCCACCATCCTCTTCCTGCTCGCCGCGGGTCTCCTGCTCCTGCGCTCCCACCGCCGCGTCCGATGA
- a CDS encoding GTPase, with product MMRDPYTLRDALASALDALPSAERFPDPSDADLARRLAERLRRDLLPRLGSADAPLLLVAIAGPNNVGKSTLFNALVGASLSPARPEGGLTKQCLAAAHPETWTGALKDFLTRRYDTVPVASGESAPVDQPGPSGRLYLVLAEAVPRGLLVMDTPDFDSVYRENRERAEALLVTVDVLVFVVSRQTYQNAALVDFLRAAVGHGRPYLLVYNEASREEVARGHLDKLAADVGHPPLARYLAPHQPEVEAGLRPLATVPLDGKPALSSLLGEAEHARELKARALEASLADARAEMGAVALAAGRAASEPERLRQRLRHELEGVGAAAALKAVPADVLIDAFRDELDARSQFHKWVRLPFRGLATALTYVSRKVRQSFTGPEPEGTETPTRSVDATLTDGVRRLVDAFAPEVAAWRGDPATRAMLAESFGPVTLAKLEEPLGFESLHAHAADRATLYAYCRDLVAAELQGGMREELLQAMTTLVYSVPSGAAAVVTVATGGFGHDAVVWAGTLLSTPLMERFVDLLGAQVRARVTRKWADAHGATLARALEARFFSGVLGHLDGLAEEWNHTATRLEATRAELA from the coding sequence ATGATGCGAGACCCCTACACCCTGCGTGACGCGCTCGCGTCCGCCCTGGACGCCCTCCCCTCCGCCGAGCGGTTCCCGGACCCCTCCGACGCGGACCTGGCCCGCCGGCTGGCGGAGCGGCTGCGTCGGGATTTGCTGCCCCGCCTCGGCTCGGCGGACGCACCCCTGCTGCTGGTGGCCATCGCCGGCCCCAACAATGTCGGCAAGTCCACGCTGTTCAACGCGCTGGTGGGCGCGTCGCTGTCGCCCGCGCGCCCCGAGGGAGGCCTGACGAAGCAGTGTCTGGCGGCGGCCCACCCGGAGACCTGGACGGGCGCGCTGAAGGACTTCCTCACGCGCCGCTACGACACGGTGCCCGTCGCGTCGGGCGAGTCGGCGCCCGTGGACCAGCCGGGGCCCTCCGGCAGGCTGTACCTGGTGCTGGCCGAGGCCGTTCCGCGCGGGCTGCTCGTCATGGACACGCCGGACTTCGACAGTGTGTACCGCGAGAATCGCGAGCGCGCCGAGGCGCTGCTCGTCACGGTGGACGTGCTCGTGTTCGTGGTGAGCCGGCAGACGTACCAGAACGCGGCGCTGGTGGACTTCCTGCGCGCGGCGGTGGGCCATGGGCGGCCATACCTGCTCGTCTACAACGAGGCCTCTCGCGAGGAGGTGGCGCGCGGACACCTGGACAAGCTGGCCGCCGACGTCGGTCACCCGCCGCTCGCGCGCTACCTGGCGCCGCACCAGCCGGAGGTCGAGGCGGGCTTGCGTCCCCTGGCGACGGTGCCGCTGGATGGGAAGCCCGCGCTGAGCTCTCTGTTGGGGGAGGCCGAGCACGCGCGGGAGTTGAAGGCCCGGGCGTTGGAGGCCTCGCTCGCGGATGCTCGCGCGGAGATGGGCGCGGTGGCGCTCGCGGCGGGGCGCGCGGCGAGCGAGCCGGAGCGGTTGAGGCAACGGCTGCGTCATGAGCTCGAGGGCGTGGGCGCCGCGGCGGCCCTGAAGGCGGTGCCCGCGGACGTGCTCATCGATGCGTTCCGCGACGAGCTGGATGCGCGCAGTCAGTTCCACAAGTGGGTGCGGCTGCCGTTCCGGGGGCTGGCCACGGCGCTGACGTACGTGAGCCGCAAGGTGCGGCAGTCCTTCACGGGGCCGGAGCCGGAGGGGACCGAGACGCCCACGCGCTCGGTGGACGCGACGCTGACGGATGGGGTGCGGCGGCTGGTGGACGCCTTCGCGCCGGAGGTCGCCGCGTGGCGAGGGGACCCGGCGACTCGCGCGATGCTGGCGGAGTCCTTCGGGCCGGTGACGCTGGCGAAGCTGGAGGAGCCGCTGGGCTTCGAGTCCCTGCATGCGCACGCGGCGGACCGCGCCACGCTGTACGCGTACTGTCGCGACCTGGTGGCGGCCGAGCTGCAAGGGGGCATGCGCGAGGAGCTGCTCCAGGCGATGACGACGCTGGTGTACTCGGTGCCCTCGGGCGCGGCCGCGGTGGTGACGGTGGCCACCGGGGGCTTCGGCCATGACGCGGTGGTGTGGGCGGGGACGCTGTTGTCCACGCCGTTGATGGAGCGCTTCGTGGATCTGCTGGGCGCGCAGGTGCGTGCCCGCGTCACCCGCAAGTGGGCGGACGCGCACGGCGCCACGCTGGCCCGGGCGCTGGAGGCGCGATTCTTCTCGGGGGTGCTCGGGCACCTCGACGGGCTCGCGGAGGAGTGGAACCACACCGCGACGCGCCTTGAGGCGACCCGGGCCGAGCTGGCGTGA
- a CDS encoding thioredoxin family protein, whose amino-acid sequence MRTLVASLLLWGLVGCTAANTNTPVSTEAAHAGAPLPFIEDDYARALAEAKAKGIPLFVDVWAPWCHTCRSMKAYVLSDKSLASHADRFVWLEVNTDLTQNAAFQEKFPVEFWPTLYVIDPRAEKPLLRFAGSATVSQLVKLFEDGERAYKGGVTGAEALLARGDALYGEGRSTEAAEALTEALAEAPADWSRRGRAVESLLTALYGAMQVEQCAKKAVELLPGTPRSLSYANAAMFGMLCAGSMPEDAAGVKELRSTLEAAVVDAMGAPVIEMSGDDRSGLYEVRYMAREVAKDEAGKKALALEWIAFLEAEAARAPNPEARSVFDSHRMAAAMKLGTPERAIPALEQSEKDLPKDYNPPARLATLYRTVGRLDDALAASDRALARVQGSRKLSVISGRVDILIARKDNAGAVKTLEDAITFAKTLPAAQTSPRMVRNLEKKLAGLQAEAQPAPK is encoded by the coding sequence ATGCGCACCCTTGTCGCCAGCCTGCTGCTATGGGGGCTCGTCGGCTGCACCGCCGCGAACACGAACACGCCCGTGTCCACGGAAGCGGCGCACGCCGGAGCCCCCCTGCCGTTCATCGAGGATGACTACGCCCGAGCACTCGCGGAAGCGAAGGCGAAGGGGATTCCTCTCTTCGTCGATGTCTGGGCGCCGTGGTGTCACACCTGTCGCTCCATGAAGGCGTACGTCCTGTCGGACAAGTCGCTGGCGAGTCACGCCGACCGCTTCGTCTGGCTGGAGGTGAACACCGACCTGACCCAGAACGCGGCGTTCCAGGAGAAGTTCCCCGTCGAGTTCTGGCCCACGCTGTACGTCATCGACCCGCGCGCGGAGAAGCCGCTCCTGCGCTTCGCGGGCAGCGCCACGGTGTCGCAGTTGGTGAAGCTCTTCGAGGACGGCGAGCGCGCCTACAAGGGCGGCGTCACCGGCGCGGAGGCGCTGCTGGCGCGCGGTGACGCGCTCTATGGCGAGGGCCGTTCGACGGAGGCCGCCGAGGCCCTGACGGAGGCCCTGGCCGAGGCGCCCGCCGACTGGTCCCGCCGCGGCCGCGCGGTGGAGTCACTCCTGACGGCGCTGTACGGCGCGATGCAGGTGGAGCAGTGCGCGAAGAAGGCGGTGGAGTTGCTGCCGGGCACGCCCCGCTCGCTCTCGTATGCCAACGCCGCGATGTTCGGAATGCTGTGCGCGGGGTCCATGCCCGAGGACGCCGCCGGGGTGAAGGAGCTGCGGAGCACGCTGGAGGCCGCGGTGGTGGACGCCATGGGCGCTCCCGTCATCGAGATGTCCGGCGATGACCGCTCGGGCCTCTACGAGGTGCGCTACATGGCGCGCGAGGTGGCCAAGGACGAGGCCGGCAAGAAGGCCCTCGCGCTGGAGTGGATTGCCTTCCTGGAGGCCGAGGCCGCCCGGGCGCCCAACCCGGAAGCCCGCTCCGTCTTCGACTCGCACCGCATGGCGGCGGCCATGAAGCTGGGCACGCCCGAGCGCGCCATCCCCGCGCTGGAGCAGAGCGAGAAGGACCTGCCCAAGGACTACAATCCGCCCGCGCGGCTGGCCACGCTGTACCGCACGGTGGGGCGGCTGGATGACGCGCTCGCCGCGAGCGACCGCGCGTTGGCGCGGGTGCAGGGCTCCCGCAAGCTCAGCGTGATTTCCGGTCGGGTCGACATCCTCATCGCGCGCAAGGACAACGCCGGCGCGGTGAAGACGCTGGAGGACGCCATCACCTTCGCCAAGACGCTGCCCGCCGCGCAGACGTCGCCGCGCATGGTGAGGAACCTGGAGAAGAAGCTCGCCGGTCTCCAGGCCGAGGCCCAGCCCGCGCCCAAGTAG
- a CDS encoding metallophosphoesterase, whose protein sequence is MGGVNDSAALRLQAARARARHALDSGPFSAPPDGVPRRRRLVMGDPQADFDKVLGILDHHGLLSTEGWLLPEVQLVSVGDHFDWGPPEERQRAADSALALVAWLCAHPADQVTLLLGNHDLGRVGELAGFDAASFTLAQAEADRVYQKGHTDEAGEKAFLARWPQVPTAELVARDFGNFREPQRTWVEFLLRTRRFRTAHAAGPGLVVLHAGVTREDLDLVGLAPERRADADAVARALNGAVDDAVARWKDGPLEVPHLHQPGDAARGEGTGIFYQRPSLKPDDAERTRQTPRRRFDPRRLPTGLTQVVGHTRDKRVLELMGVTDLAPRDGVVRHLVTDGARVDCAHGAPPGLRDTQAAMVFVDGGMSHCPIEAYELFDLDTRAAARTTAR, encoded by the coding sequence ATGGGCGGAGTGAACGACTCCGCAGCCCTCCGCCTCCAGGCCGCCCGCGCACGCGCTCGACATGCGCTGGACTCGGGCCCCTTCTCCGCCCCGCCCGATGGCGTCCCCCGGCGTCGTCGCCTCGTGATGGGGGACCCGCAGGCGGACTTCGACAAGGTGCTGGGCATCCTCGACCACCACGGCCTGCTGAGCACGGAGGGGTGGCTTCTGCCCGAGGTCCAGCTGGTCTCGGTGGGAGACCACTTCGACTGGGGTCCGCCCGAGGAGCGTCAGCGCGCCGCGGACAGCGCGCTGGCCCTGGTGGCGTGGCTCTGCGCGCACCCGGCGGACCAGGTGACGCTGCTGCTCGGCAATCATGACCTGGGCCGCGTGGGCGAGCTCGCGGGCTTCGACGCGGCGAGCTTCACCCTCGCGCAGGCGGAGGCGGACCGCGTCTACCAGAAGGGCCACACGGACGAGGCCGGCGAGAAGGCCTTCCTCGCGCGCTGGCCCCAGGTGCCCACCGCGGAGCTGGTGGCGCGCGACTTCGGCAACTTCCGCGAGCCGCAGCGCACGTGGGTGGAGTTCCTCCTGCGCACGCGGCGCTTCCGGACCGCCCACGCCGCGGGCCCCGGCCTCGTCGTGCTCCACGCGGGCGTCACGCGAGAGGACCTGGACCTCGTGGGGCTCGCCCCCGAGCGACGCGCGGACGCGGACGCGGTGGCGCGCGCGCTCAACGGCGCGGTGGATGACGCGGTGGCGCGGTGGAAGGATGGACCGCTGGAGGTGCCCCACCTGCACCAGCCGGGCGACGCCGCGCGAGGCGAGGGCACGGGCATCTTCTATCAGCGCCCCAGCCTGAAGCCCGACGACGCCGAGCGCACCCGACAGACGCCGCGCCGACGCTTCGACCCGAGGCGACTGCCCACGGGGCTCACCCAGGTGGTGGGCCACACGCGCGACAAGCGGGTGCTGGAGTTGATGGGCGTCACGGACCTGGCGCCGCGCGACGGCGTGGTGCGCCACCTGGTGACGGATGGGGCTCGGGTGGACTGCGCCCACGGCGCGCCGCCCGGCTTGCGAGACACCCAGGCGGCGATGGTCTTCGTCGACGGGGGCATGAGCCACTGCCCCATCGAGGCCTACGAGCTGTTCGACCTGGACACGCGCGCCGCCGCTCGGACGACGGCGCGCTGA